In Gadus chalcogrammus isolate NIFS_2021 chromosome 1, NIFS_Gcha_1.0, whole genome shotgun sequence, the sequence aaaaggagGATGAAGCTTACAGAACATTAGCATTAGAGCATTAGCAGTAGCATTAGCATCAAAGCAacagtgtgagaaagagagattggaCCGCTGCTGGAACCTCCTCCTGCCGTCACTCAAAAACTACAGCTGCCACAATAAATCAGCCTGGCCATTATCTTCTGCATCACTATAACTCTACAATGTAATGATTTAGGACTGAAATTataaccttatttttttttaataatttaattaaaaaaaaaggtacttTTCTGATAAAGTAGGTTATCGTAAAAGAAAACAATTGTTGTGGATGGACTACAACAGGTTTGAAAGCATATTaatcaaaatgttaaaaaaggcgAGTCATTTGTATTCAAATCAAAATGGCTCCTTTACCCCTTCTTGCCAAACTCCCCCTCCAACTCGGCCTGCGTGCCCGTGAGAGGCAGGTCCACCATTTCCATGGTAACCACATCCGAGAGGGCCTCCTCCCTGGTCCACATCACACGACCTGCAAGCCAACCACACAGCCTCCATCACACCTCTGAAGAACGGCTGGCCCTTGTTCTGATGCTCCGTGGTCCAACCTTGTTAGTGttgagagagatatatatacatatatatatgaaagaaacTCCCCATAAGGTAGTTTCaatcatgtatatataaatatatcaacaCTAACAAGGTTGGACATATGGACAAAAATTTGATCCTCCGTGTACACCATGGGATTATTCTCATTTTGTCATTTGTACAACAGTTTTACATTAGGTTACAATACTTCAGATGGTCACATTAGTAACAATCTGCCTGTATTGTCGTTCAGAGCTCCGGTTGAAGCGGAGAAGAGCCACTAGAGGAGGAAGCTCCCACCTGGCTGCTGCATGAAGGTGAGGGTCTGGTCCTCAGACTGCACCATCACCCTGTAGCCCACAGAGTCGTCCTTCTTCAGGAAGGCCTGGATGTACAGCTGGAAACCAAAGCACACAATCACGGAGGTGGACAGGGTTAAACGTTTGCAACAAGGGACGGCCATAGGGTTTAtgtttataaaaatataaaaacggCTATTCCCTGATCCTTGGCATAAGCCATAGAGCACTTTAGTTTCCCTTGGGTTCTCCGGAATTGAAATAATGTTCTGTGCTCCTCAGTTTTGTGTAAAGTGTGGACTCACCTTCTCTGGTTTCCCACTGTTGGGGTCCACAGGGAAGATTATAGTGGTGTCCAGGAGCCTGCGACCAGAGTCTGCACTGTAGAGAATGATGGTGTTGGCCTAGGGGGGGTAGGGTGGAGACAACATATCTTAGCGACTTATTGTGTGAACAGAGGTTTTCACCATGCTTGTTTCGTGTGCTCTCGATATCGGGCTTATGAATCTCAAAACTGAGGTTTTTAGTGGGATACAAATTATAATATGTCAGATGAAAgaacacatttttaaatatacacAATTTTGCAAGACCCAAAACATAGTTTTTTAAGGAAAAATACTTCAAAAGCCATACGTTATTTCATTTTACAGAAGCATATAGCATGGACTTCATTATATTTAATACAAGAAAAATGGAAAATCAAGATGTCCATATCTTTCCCTCGGGTAATTTCAAAGAGCATCATCCTTGTGAACGATCAGTGAGAAACGTGCTTTCAACGTCTGACCCCCTGAGATTCTCACCGTTGTATTCTTGGTCGCCATGACAGCAGCAACAGTTTTCTCACCAGTGGTTGCAAAGGAAACCAGCAGAGACTGAAATAAAGACGAAGAAGGTTCAAATGGAATTCTCCCCCGCATTCAGCCGCATATAATGTTCTGAACTGCATAACAGATGGTGAGGTGAGGGAGGAATGACATACTgttgatatttgaataaaacaaaaatatattttctttataaATCCAGGTTTAACATTTCTGGTTATCTTAGTTCTTTTTGACCACGTATATGAAGATATGGTATTTTTAACAGAAAGATACTCTGAATCGGACCAACACTCAAACACTAACAAACACGTGCCTCCTACATAAAAGTGGTTCATtgatgatgaatgatgaaaAGTTGAGCAGGTCAATCAATCGAACAAAAGATTACCCAAACACGCGGGGAGTCAAGTACATCAAATGGTGACTTACCGGGCTGGAAGTCCACCTCAGTGTCACGACTTGGTATGTCTGttgagctgcagcagcaggtggTGCGCGGGTCCAAGCTGGAGAAAGAACTCAGAGAGCGGGGACTGGGCTGCGGTGGGCTGGGTTGGACGTCAGGACCGGCTGGAAGCCAGGGGACAGCTCCAGCTCAATGGTCTGAAAGACAAGAGATACAAGAACGCTTAGGAGTACGGCATCGTAATCGAAGAGTAAGGGCCTGAATGGGTAATGTCACTGGGGAAAGGATAAACTACCGAATAGCAGGTACATGTGATGGCAGAAGGTTGTTAAACGTCAGCAAATGGTAATAGCTGTTTCCACTTCCGACGATAGGGTCTTCCTGCCTGGATGCAGTGGTAATGGCAATATATGTTGGTAAGATAGTTTGGTTAGGAATCCCTTCACCACTGACTTACCCTTCATTAAATACCCTATTTTAAACCTCGATTATCGCAGTTGAGTAGGTGTATCAGCTTTTAGAAGTTTGCTCTACACGATGTGAAAGGGGTTATGAAAGACCCCCCTAAATCAGTTGCAAACCATTCCCAAGAGGAGTAAGGCCTCAACAAAAGTTAATTAATCCAGAAAGGAATAGGGTGTTTCTAGAAGGTACCTGCAATGTGATCTGGTCATCTGGGCTACAGGTGGAGGGTCCAGTGTGTACAGCGACAGAGTAGCCACATCTGCGCACAACGAAACCCCTAGGCCCACTACAACACAGTTAGCCAGCCCGGTCCGACAGCCAACGGAGCTTTCCaacctgaacctaaaagaaTAGACCCGCGAAAAGCATTTTACATGAATGAAATTCGTTCAGACATTCAGAAATTGCATGAGCACTAATAGTCATCTTTTTTAGCATGACGATGCAGGAAACCGTCAAAGAGTATGAACTTACCTGCTTAAGGATCTCCCCGGTCTTCAACACTAAGAAGTTACAATCAAAAGGTGGGAATTGGGAACCACACCCAGGACATAGACGTGTCCGATCTCCCTCAGAGTAGACAGTCTGTAACTGAACGGTCTCACTGGGGGAGAAAAAAGAGGTTCAGTTCATGGTTGATCACCTATTACTAGGCGTTATAATGGAGTTATTTAAGATCACATTCCATACTATGTTTTAAGCTTCTTGAATAGGGGCACAATACATTCAAAAGTACAGCATAAGAACTTGTAATAGATTAGGCAATACTGGGGGGATTAAGTGTTCACATTCTGTATTGATATTGCCCCATTACCTTTCAGGAAGATTCTCCAGCCATTTCTGATGGCCAGTGGTCAGGTAATGCAGCGAGATGGCTGCTTTCTTCAGCACGGCCACGTACTTCACATGAGCTCTAGGTGCCCAACAAAGCTTGATGCTTGGAAACTACAGGAAATCAACACTAGTTAATAACTGGCGCAATAAAAGGTAAAatacataaacaaaaacaacgtGATGAGCAATGTGATAATCACCTGCCAGAGTCAGAGAACCATTTCCCATTCAAAACCGCCGACATTTATGTCCCACGAACGAAGAAGGCGCCCATCCCCGACCACGAGGGTACAGCGTCTGGAAGACAACAAATAGTTAGCTTTCTGTTATCTACCTATCTGTGATCGTTCCTTCCGTCTTTCTAGATTCACCGTGTCCATGCAGCAGAAGACTATCGATGTTTCCCTCAGGCCCTGTGGAGTCTACATGGCGCCATGCTGAAAACAAAAATGCATACACCAGTATTGGTTTGAGTACTATGACTACTTTACGACATCTGACTTTATTTCACAACCGTTAATCAAAAGCATTTCTTGGGAGGAGAAGCAACTGAAGACTGTCATGTATGGCTGCAGAAAAATCTGGAAACCAACATACTACGACTCACCAAGATCTCCAGTTCTGGTATTCACTGATGCAACACATTGCTCTCCGTGGGCCATCATCAGCCTTTTTAGATGACTGGGCGTGCATATCAAATACGCAAAGCGAGACTGTTCCTGCATATTGCTGTcgcctgcaaaaaaaaaacattaacaaag encodes:
- the LOC130386873 gene encoding ER membrane protein complex subunit 1-like, producing MRGRIPFEPSSSLFQSLLVSFATTGEKTVAAVMATKNTTANTIILYSADSGRRLLDTTIIFPVDPNSGKPEKLYIQAFLKKDDSVGYRVMVQSEDQTLTFMQQPGRVMWTREEALSDVVTMEMVDLPLTGTQAELEGEFGKKG